The Paenibacillus sp. BIC5C1 DNA segment ATGCCGAGATATGTAATATGGCCCATCAAGGAGCTAAGGTAATTCATCCACGTGCAGTCGAGATTGCGATGCAATCCCAGATTCCAGTGCGTGTACGGTCTACCTTTGCAGATAGTGAAGGGACGCTGGTAACACATCCAGAAGGATTCCAGGATGTGCAGACAGGCATTGTTGACCGATATGTAACAGGGATTGCCTATGTAAGTAATGTTACGCAAATAACCGTGGAAGTACCGGGCGGTGCAGATCGTTTGCAGCTGAAAGTGTTCAAAACGATGGCTGAAAATTCGATCAGCGTAGATTTTATTAATGTTACCCCTCTGGGGGTTGTCTATACCGTTTTCGATAGTGATTCCGAGAAAGCCATACAGGTACTGCAGGAAATTGGTCTTAAACCGCAAAGTCTCTCCGGATGTGCCAAAGTTTCCGTCATCGGCGGAGGTATCAACGGAGTGCCAGGCATTATGGCGCGGATCGTGGAATCCTTGACACTTGCGGACATCCAGATCCTGCAATCTGCAGATTCCAATACAACGATTTGGGTACTTGTGAAAAAAGAAGATATGGTTCAAGCTCTGAGGGCACTTCACGCCTCATTCGAACTTCACTTGTAGTACTTTGAAGTCAGCGGAGCCGGACCTGTTTTGAAGGAGGAATCGAATTGGACTTTGGAAGATTGATTACAGCAATGGTCACTCCGTTCAATGAACAAGGGGAGATCCATTGGGAGGAAACTGCACGTCTGATTGACTATTTGATTGATGATCAAAAGTCAGAGACGCTCGTTATTTCAGGAACAACTGGAGAATCTCCCACGCTTAGCGACAAAGAAAAAGTAGAACTATTCGAATTCGCGGTAAAACATGCGGCTGGACGGTGCAAAATCATTGCTGGAACGGGTAGCAATAACACCGCTCATTCAATCCATCTGACTCAGGACGCTGAACGTGTTGGGGTAGATGGTGTTTTGCTGGTTGTTCCTTATTACAACAAACCAAGTCAAGAGGGAATGTTCAGACACTTTGAAGCGATCGCGAACGCGACGAAACTGCCGATTATGTTGTATAACGTTCCTGGACGTACAGCAGCCAGCCTTTCGGCTGCGACAACGCTTCGTTTGGCACAGATTCCTAACATAGTAGCTACGAAGGAATGTGTATCGTTGGAGCAAGTCACGCAGATTGCTGCGGGTGCACCCGAGCATTTCAGGGTGTATTCCGGTGACGATGCTTCTGGCTTGCCGGCCATTGCTGTAGGTGCTTACGGGATCGTAAGTGTTGCCAGCCATGTGGTAGGCGCTGAGATGAAACAAATGGTTGATTCCTACTTCGGTGGCGCCCCTGTACAGGCAGCTCAGATACATCAGAAGCTGTTTCCGGTATTCAAAGGTCTATTCGAGTGCCCGCAGCCTTTACCGAACCCTGTAGCGGTGAAATACGCTCTGACATTGCGAGGTCTGAACGTAGGATCTGTACGCCTTCCGCTTATAGCCGCAACAGAGGATGAGCAAGGCTTTATTCGTGGCTTGTTTAATTAGCAATAATACGTTATTAAACGGATTTTTTAACTTTTATAACCTATAAAAATTGCAGAAGAACCGTTCCTCAATTATGAGGAGGCGGTTCTTTTTTTGACGATGATTGTTAGGTTTCTTTTCACAACTGAAGACAAACCTAGAGGTTAACGAGAGAGTGACTTGTTTTTTTTGTTTTTAATCATGTATAATGATGTCAAGTGACTGGGTGCGGTATTTTTTTGAAATTGAAAGCGACATCGTTTCTTGGTGTAGCTTTGTGGTGAAAAAGGAAGGAACGGCTAAGAAGGATCATTTCAAAATCCATCTTGTTGGTGAAGGGGAATAACTTCGAAGAACTTCTTCCAAATATCGTGAATAAAGGTGCTCTTTTGCATTCATCCCTATTTACGGGAATGGGTGTGATGGACTGCTTTTCTTAACTTACAATAAAATAATAAGGTACGACGTCCAACTACCATAGGAGGTTTAGATTCATTTGTCTAAGAAAAATAACAACGATAAACTGATGATTTTTGCTTTGGGCGGCGTAGGCGAGATTGGTAAAAATATGTACGTCATCCAATACGCTAACGACATTGTAGTCGTAGATGCTGGTCTTAAATTCCCGGAAGAAGATATGCTTGGAATCGACATTGTCATTCCTGACATCTCATATCTAACTGAAAACCGTGACAAAGTAAGAGGGATTATTTTGACTCACGGACATGAAGATCATATTGGT contains these protein-coding regions:
- the dapG gene encoding aspartate kinase: MRIMVQKFGGTSLSTVQAREHVLRHVKRELEAGLSLVIVVSAMGRRGEPYATDTLLDWAAQNGNALSAREKDLLLCCGEIISATTLSSLLEHEGIPTTVLTGAQAGFVTDDNFGNARILDVRPVRVLEQLQIGRVVIVTGFQGQTENGDFTTLGRGGSDTSATALGAALHAEMVDIYTDVNGILTADPRIVEDARPLTVVSYAEICNMAHQGAKVIHPRAVEIAMQSQIPVRVRSTFADSEGTLVTHPEGFQDVQTGIVDRYVTGIAYVSNVTQITVEVPGGADRLQLKVFKTMAENSISVDFINVTPLGVVYTVFDSDSEKAIQVLQEIGLKPQSLSGCAKVSVIGGGINGVPGIMARIVESLTLADIQILQSADSNTTIWVLVKKEDMVQALRALHASFELHL
- the dapA gene encoding 4-hydroxy-tetrahydrodipicolinate synthase produces the protein MDFGRLITAMVTPFNEQGEIHWEETARLIDYLIDDQKSETLVISGTTGESPTLSDKEKVELFEFAVKHAAGRCKIIAGTGSNNTAHSIHLTQDAERVGVDGVLLVVPYYNKPSQEGMFRHFEAIANATKLPIMLYNVPGRTAASLSAATTLRLAQIPNIVATKECVSLEQVTQIAAGAPEHFRVYSGDDASGLPAIAVGAYGIVSVASHVVGAEMKQMVDSYFGGAPVQAAQIHQKLFPVFKGLFECPQPLPNPVAVKYALTLRGLNVGSVRLPLIAATEDEQGFIRGLFN